The following are encoded together in the Proteiniphilum saccharofermentans genome:
- a CDS encoding DUF4143 domain-containing protein has protein sequence MYHDLKVYARANDAEVYHHRDSTGLEIDAIVQQSGGAWAAFEVKQGIEMHDAPAKRSTGSLSSQ, from the coding sequence GTGTATCACGACTTAAAAGTGTATGCAAGGGCCAATGACGCCGAAGTATATCATCACAGAGACTCTACAGGGTTAGAAATAGATGCGATAGTCCAGCAAAGTGGTGGTGCTTGGGCTGCTTTTGAAGTAAAACAGGGCATTGAGATGCATGATGCGCCGGCTAAGCGATCAACGGGGTCCTTGTCGTCTCAATAA